The Myxococcus guangdongensis genome contains a region encoding:
- a CDS encoding HEAT repeat domain-containing protein — translation MTGHEDLDSLWRKARPDDLASLRRLDAALVRSGYQVRGKTVREWIAASAQDRIRWFDGREASDRILEAGLAAVPALVEALTRADAAASWQASLNLRGQCVAALGTITPLPTCAIPTLLDVLHQPVARVRRMALAVLARMRPRASTLALRAVLPCVEDPGDPQTRVLATQVLAAMQAPLPDEVRAAALARLADVHPAVRRAGLQVLTRFGQDEAALTAMEEHAILDDENRLEALRMLSGLAPSRAIPRLLELASSARARKRSGPAPLAWKGPLGETRRSEDGKKALLFIGQLGARGAQALASLDALRAVEVLAPYADAVIDDITRAVLRQQAPPLRTDRLKEPLCAALMADIMWPTESTPEPFEALRPWLASLVSSGAETKVRVALAATRRVLGLWETQHPNNDGPRRAVMAMDHWFVEPTEAHAAQVAELGNLTPSQFFAPDAFSAAWAVNHASRCLSRPAETDEDSLSACVQAACRALSRQSVITFALGTSQEPSEPLGPLEAAREVHRAILDEVLPWACGAWDPVRDPPRLRATLRADGWRVRGQPA, via the coding sequence CCGCATCCGCTGGTTCGATGGTCGGGAGGCCAGCGACCGCATCCTCGAAGCGGGGCTCGCGGCGGTGCCCGCGCTGGTGGAAGCGCTGACTCGCGCGGATGCGGCGGCTTCGTGGCAGGCCTCGCTCAACCTGCGTGGACAGTGTGTCGCGGCGCTGGGCACCATCACCCCGCTCCCCACCTGCGCGATTCCGACGCTCCTCGACGTGCTCCATCAGCCCGTGGCCCGCGTACGTCGGATGGCGTTGGCGGTGCTCGCGCGCATGCGTCCGCGCGCCAGCACCCTCGCGCTGCGCGCCGTCCTGCCATGTGTCGAGGACCCAGGAGACCCACAGACGCGGGTGCTGGCGACACAGGTGCTCGCGGCGATGCAGGCTCCGCTGCCGGACGAGGTCCGCGCCGCCGCGCTGGCACGGCTCGCGGATGTCCACCCCGCGGTGCGCCGGGCGGGGCTCCAGGTCCTGACGCGCTTCGGGCAAGACGAAGCCGCGCTCACCGCGATGGAGGAGCACGCCATCCTGGACGACGAGAACCGGCTCGAGGCCCTGCGCATGCTGTCAGGGCTGGCCCCGTCGCGAGCCATTCCAAGGTTGCTCGAGCTGGCGAGCAGCGCGAGGGCGCGCAAGCGTTCAGGACCGGCTCCGCTGGCCTGGAAGGGGCCGCTCGGGGAGACGCGGCGGAGCGAGGATGGGAAGAAGGCCCTCCTGTTCATCGGCCAGTTGGGGGCACGGGGCGCGCAAGCGCTGGCGTCGCTCGACGCGCTGCGGGCCGTCGAGGTCCTGGCCCCGTACGCGGACGCCGTCATCGACGACATCACGCGCGCCGTCCTTCGCCAGCAAGCGCCACCTTTGCGAACGGACCGCTTGAAGGAGCCGCTCTGCGCCGCGCTGATGGCGGACATCATGTGGCCCACCGAGAGCACCCCGGAGCCCTTCGAGGCGCTGCGCCCGTGGCTCGCGTCGCTGGTCTCCTCCGGCGCGGAGACGAAGGTGCGCGTGGCGCTCGCGGCCACGAGGCGGGTGCTCGGCCTGTGGGAGACGCAGCATCCGAACAACGACGGACCGCGCCGCGCCGTCATGGCCATGGACCACTGGTTCGTCGAGCCCACGGAGGCACACGCGGCCCAGGTGGCCGAGCTGGGCAATCTCACCCCCAGCCAGTTCTTCGCACCGGATGCCTTCTCCGCCGCCTGGGCGGTGAACCACGCCAGCCGGTGTCTCTCGCGGCCCGCCGAGACGGACGAGGACTCGCTGAGCGCCTGCGTCCAGGCCGCGTGCCGCGCGCTGAGCCGCCAGTCCGTCATCACCTTCGCGCTGGGCACCAGCCAGGAGCCCTCGGAGCCGCTCGGCCCGCTCGAGGCGGCCCGAGAGGTCCACCGCGCCATCCTGGACGAAGTGCTGCCCTGGGCCTGTGGCGCCTGGGACCCCGTGCGCGACCCACCGCGACTGCGCGCCACCCTGCGCGCGGACGGCTGGCGTGTGCGTGGACAACCCGCCTGA